In Rhodopirellula sp. P2, the DNA window ATCTCGATGTTGGCGGTCGACGAAGCCCATTGCATGAGCGAGTGGGGGCACCACTTTCGTCCCGATTACCTGCGGTTGCCGGACGTGGTGGAGGAGCACAGTATCCCGCAAGTGCTGGCGTTGACCGCGACGGCGCCGACCCGAGTCGTGCGCGAAATTCGATCCGCGTTTGGGTTGGAACGAACCGATGTTGTGAAGCTGCCGACACATCGTTCGAATTTGCACCTGCAGTGCACGCAGGTGACCTCTCGAGAGCGCGATGAACGGTTGCTGGAACAGCTTCGGGCGGCGGCCAAGTCCCGCACCAAGGGCGTCACGATTGTTTACGTCACTCGTCGTCGAACCGCCGAGCAACTGGCAGAATCGCTGAACGAAGCAGGTCTTTCCGCGATGGCGTACCACGCGGGATTGACCAGCGAACAACGCAATTCCATTCAGCATTGGTTTCTGGAATCCAACCACGGCATCTTGGTCGGCACCGTGGCCTTTGGGATGGGCGTGGACAAAGCCAATGTGCGCCGAGTGATTCACTACAACCCATCCTCTTCGTTGGAAGGGTACAGCCAAGAGATTGGTCGTGGCGGTCGGGATGGCAAAGCGACGCAGTGTCAGACTTGGTTGGTTCCCGAAGACCAAGTCGCGATTCGTAATTTGCCATGCAGTGACTGGCCGACGAAGCAGTCCGTGGAACGTTTGCTGGATCGATTGATCGGCCAACCGGATTCGTTTTACTTGGCGCTTGGCAAACTGGCTTGGGAAGTGAATTTGTCGGTCGGTGTGCTGGGGACGTTCATGATTCAGTTGCGACAACGTGGATGCCTGGAACTGTTGCCCGCGCGGTACGACGTCTACCGAGTCAAACCGAGGTGCGAGATTTCGGAAATTGCTTCGCGGAGTGGCACGATTGATCCGGAGGCTGCGGAAGCGATTGTGGCTTCGTTGGTCAAAGCCAAGCGGGCGTATCGGGTCAACTTGGTTCTGGCGACGCGGCAATATGGGGTGTCTCGGATTCGTCTGGTGGCAGCGCTCGAGGAGTTGGCTTTGTCCGGGATCATTGAATTGGAATCGTCCGAGTTGATGCACGGGTACCGCTGGGTCGAGCGAATTGCTCGGCCCGCGGCGACGGTGAAGCATTTGCTGAAACGCTTTGACACGTCGATGGATGCGACGCAGCAGCGAATCGATTCGATGATGGGTTTCCTGGCCTGCAGCGAGTGTTTGCCGGTCTCGATGGCCGCTCATTTCGGTTCGCGTCGCTCGCGGCCCTGTGGGAAATGTTCAGCCTGTCGTGGCGAGGGGCCGTGGGACACCCAGCTGAATCCACCCGATTCGATCGGCGATTCGGCCTCCAAAGCGATGGCAGATGCGATGGCGGCGTATCCCGACCTCTTTTCAGATCCGATCGATCGGGCCAAATTCCTGTGTGGCTTGTACACGCCCGCTTTCATGCGTTTTCGTGTGAACCGGCATTTCGGCTTCGGTGTCTGTGAATCCGTTCCCTTCACGACCGTTTTGGCGGCAATGCGAGCGAACTGATTCGATGTGATCACTCGTGCATCGGGTGTTGATAGAATTCAGCCGAAATGCGTTCGCAACCGGTTCGTGGCTGAGAACCGTGGGCGAGCGCCCAATGCCATCTACTTTAGAACCAACCGAGGGGATTTTGTTAGCGGAACGGCGCAAGCCGTCCGGTAAATCGTGGGTGTTTTCCGGCG includes these proteins:
- a CDS encoding RecQ family ATP-dependent DNA helicase, with amino-acid sequence MVETGTDADDALPDSSLRSTRWAHAERVLKESFGFERLLPPQRKVMERLFDGRNVVAVMPTGSGKSLCYQLVSQCLPHLTVVVSPLVALMKDQGDSLKRRGIEVARLDHSASPQELRLDLQRVRSGHCKLLYVSPERFFNERFRAVLGETPISMLAVDEAHCMSEWGHHFRPDYLRLPDVVEEHSIPQVLALTATAPTRVVREIRSAFGLERTDVVKLPTHRSNLHLQCTQVTSRERDERLLEQLRAAAKSRTKGVTIVYVTRRRTAEQLAESLNEAGLSAMAYHAGLTSEQRNSIQHWFLESNHGILVGTVAFGMGVDKANVRRVIHYNPSSSLEGYSQEIGRGGRDGKATQCQTWLVPEDQVAIRNLPCSDWPTKQSVERLLDRLIGQPDSFYLALGKLAWEVNLSVGVLGTFMIQLRQRGCLELLPARYDVYRVKPRCEISEIASRSGTIDPEAAEAIVASLVKAKRAYRVNLVLATRQYGVSRIRLVAALEELALSGIIELESSELMHGYRWVERIARPAATVKHLLKRFDTSMDATQQRIDSMMGFLACSECLPVSMAAHFGSRRSRPCGKCSACRGEGPWDTQLNPPDSIGDSASKAMADAMAAYPDLFSDPIDRAKFLCGLYTPAFMRFRVNRHFGFGVCESVPFTTVLAAMRAN